The following proteins are co-located in the Roseovarius arcticus genome:
- a CDS encoding Lrp/AsnC family transcriptional regulator, giving the protein MQIDLDKFDKAILRVLTTDGRISITDLAHRIGLSKSPTQARLRRLEGDGVISGYRAMIDPIRLGLDHVSFVEVRLTDTREAALAAFNDAVRKIPEVEQVHLIAGNFDYLMKVRTRNMNEYRQMLADRISTLPHVAGTSTYVAMQAVKENAPEDAI; this is encoded by the coding sequence ATGCAAATCGATCTGGATAAGTTCGACAAGGCGATCCTGCGTGTGCTAACCACCGATGGGCGCATTAGTATCACCGATCTGGCCCACCGAATCGGCCTGTCCAAGTCGCCCACGCAGGCCCGGCTGCGCAGGCTGGAGGGGGATGGCGTGATCTCCGGCTACCGCGCGATGATAGACCCGATCCGGCTGGGGCTGGATCACGTTAGCTTTGTCGAGGTGCGCCTGACCGACACGCGAGAGGCTGCACTGGCCGCGTTCAACGATGCGGTGCGCAAGATCCCCGAAGTTGAGCAGGTGCACCTCATCGCCGGAAATTTCGATTATCTGATGAAGGTCCGGACCCGCAACATGAACGAATACCGCCAGATGCTGGCCGACCGGATCAGTACTTTGCCGCATGTCGCAGGCACCAGCACCTACGTCGCGATGCAGGCGGTCAAGGAAAATGCGCCAGAGGATGCGATCTGA
- the putA gene encoding bifunctional proline dehydrogenase/L-glutamate gamma-semialdehyde dehydrogenase PutA, with amino-acid sequence MPYDTDARRAVDLQTYASEAATIDRLKAEANLSPEDRARICARGAELVRAIRASSNPGLMEVFLAEYGLSTDEGIALMCLAEALLRVPDAETIDALIEDKIAPSDWGKHMGQSTSSLVNASTWALMLTGKVLKEDRKGPVGHLRSAVKRMGEPVIRTAVARAMKEMGRNFVLGENIQNAMERAEKLEKKGYTYSYDMLGEAARTDRDATRYHLSYSRAISAIAQACTNDDIRKNPGISVKLSALHPRYEVAQRSQVMDILVPRLRSLALLAKSAGMGLNIDAEEAGRLALSLDVIETVLAEPALAGWDGFGVVVQAYGQRAGYVLDYLYDLATRLDRRIMVRLVKGAYWDTEIKRAQVDGIDGFPVFTSKPATDVSYIAGARKLLSMTDRIYPQFATHNAHTVAAVLDMATDPEAYEFQRLHGMGEALHDIVLKEEGTRCRIYAPVGAHRDLLAYLVRRLLENGANSSFVNQIVDEDVAPELVAADPFHMVEQEGIDLPTGPELFLPERVNSKGFDLKHQPTLDDIEAARTPFATAEWTAAPVLAAKAQPEDAVNVDNPADPADRLGTVANASRADIETALSMSAPWTASAAERGKILARIGDLYEENFGEIFAILAREAGKSQLDAVGELREAVDFLRYYGANAPDTGPVGTFTCISPWNFPLAIFTGQIAAALAAGNAVLSKPAEQTPLIAHFAVGLMHKAGVPKAALQMLPGGGGVGAALTSDARVSGVAFTGSTATAMKIRSAMADNLAPGAPLIAETGGMNAMIVDSTALPEQAVQAIVESAFQSAGQRCSALRCLYVQEDIVEEFTKMLVGAMDAVVIGMPWDLSTDCGPVIDETARAGIAEHIQTARAEGRLIHELKTPNSGTYIAPTLIRVNGIEDMEREIFGPVLHMATFGATELDKVINAINDTGYGLTFGLMTRIDDRVQYVTERVQAGNIYVNRNQIGAIVGSQPFGGEGLSGTGPKAGGPHYLPRFTAHPAPMAGQDFEGIMAAKDIQAMLNKAKTVEMAPREDQLMPGPTGESNRLTSHARQPLLCMGPGRESAKAQARSIVGLGGMAVEVTGTVPPEALTTLTGFSGALYWGEPGMARPYAQALSKRTGPILPLITGLPDAGYVLNERHVCVDTTAAGGNAALLGGAS; translated from the coding sequence ATGCCATACGATACAGACGCCCGCCGCGCCGTTGACTTGCAAACTTATGCAAGCGAGGCCGCAACTATTGACCGGCTCAAGGCCGAAGCGAACTTGTCGCCTGAGGATCGCGCGCGGATCTGCGCCCGCGGCGCAGAGCTGGTGCGTGCCATTAGGGCGTCGTCCAATCCGGGTCTGATGGAGGTGTTTCTGGCGGAGTATGGCCTATCGACCGATGAGGGTATCGCACTGATGTGTCTGGCCGAGGCGCTGCTGCGCGTGCCAGACGCGGAAACGATCGACGCCCTGATCGAGGACAAGATCGCGCCCAGCGACTGGGGCAAGCATATGGGCCAATCTACCTCGTCTTTGGTCAACGCCTCAACATGGGCCCTTATGCTTACCGGCAAGGTGCTGAAGGAGGATCGCAAGGGTCCCGTCGGCCATCTGCGCAGCGCGGTCAAGCGAATGGGTGAGCCTGTGATCCGCACCGCCGTCGCGCGCGCGATGAAGGAAATGGGCCGCAACTTTGTGCTGGGCGAGAATATCCAGAACGCGATGGAGCGCGCCGAAAAGCTGGAGAAAAAGGGCTACACCTACTCCTACGATATGCTGGGCGAGGCTGCGCGAACCGATCGTGACGCAACGCGCTATCACCTTAGCTATAGCCGCGCCATCAGCGCCATCGCGCAGGCGTGCACCAATGACGATATCCGCAAAAACCCGGGTATTTCAGTCAAGCTGTCGGCGCTTCATCCGCGCTATGAGGTCGCGCAGCGCAGCCAGGTTATGGACATCCTCGTGCCGCGCCTTCGCAGCCTCGCGCTGTTGGCCAAATCCGCAGGTATGGGCCTGAACATCGACGCAGAAGAGGCGGGTCGCCTCGCCCTGTCGCTGGACGTCATCGAGACGGTGCTGGCAGAGCCTGCTCTGGCAGGTTGGGACGGCTTTGGTGTGGTGGTGCAAGCGTACGGCCAGCGCGCTGGCTACGTCCTTGATTATCTCTACGATCTGGCCACACGGCTGGACCGCCGCATCATGGTGCGTCTGGTCAAAGGCGCCTATTGGGATACAGAAATTAAGCGCGCCCAAGTCGACGGCATTGACGGCTTTCCAGTCTTTACGTCCAAGCCCGCAACAGACGTCAGCTATATCGCCGGCGCGCGCAAGCTGCTGTCGATGACGGACCGGATCTATCCGCAATTTGCCACACATAACGCCCACACGGTTGCGGCCGTTCTGGACATGGCCACCGATCCCGAAGCGTACGAATTCCAGCGCCTACATGGCATGGGCGAGGCGCTGCACGACATCGTGCTCAAGGAAGAGGGCACGCGCTGCCGCATCTATGCGCCCGTCGGCGCGCACCGCGATCTGCTGGCATATCTCGTGCGCCGATTGCTGGAAAACGGCGCCAACTCCAGCTTCGTCAATCAGATCGTCGATGAGGATGTCGCGCCCGAACTCGTTGCCGCCGATCCGTTTCACATGGTCGAGCAGGAGGGCATAGATCTGCCAACCGGCCCTGAGCTGTTCCTGCCTGAGCGCGTGAACTCCAAAGGTTTCGACCTGAAACACCAGCCAACACTGGACGACATTGAGGCCGCGCGCACGCCCTTTGCCACCGCCGAATGGACCGCTGCGCCGGTGCTGGCCGCCAAGGCCCAGCCCGAGGATGCGGTGAACGTCGATAACCCCGCCGATCCCGCCGACCGCCTCGGCACCGTTGCCAATGCCAGCCGCGCCGACATCGAGACGGCGCTGAGCATGTCCGCCCCCTGGACCGCCAGCGCAGCCGAGCGCGGCAAAATTCTGGCGCGCATTGGCGATCTCTACGAGGAAAACTTCGGCGAGATTTTCGCCATCCTCGCCCGCGAGGCAGGCAAGAGCCAGCTGGACGCCGTGGGCGAATTGCGCGAGGCCGTCGATTTCCTGCGCTACTACGGCGCCAATGCACCAGATACGGGACCTGTCGGCACGTTCACCTGCATCAGCCCGTGGAACTTCCCGCTCGCTATCTTTACCGGCCAGATCGCGGCAGCATTGGCCGCTGGCAATGCCGTCCTGTCCAAGCCGGCCGAGCAAACACCGCTGATCGCTCATTTCGCCGTAGGCCTTATGCACAAGGCAGGCGTGCCGAAAGCGGCGCTTCAAATGCTGCCCGGCGGCGGCGGAGTGGGCGCCGCGCTGACGTCTGACGCGCGCGTATCCGGCGTCGCGTTCACAGGGTCCACCGCGACCGCGATGAAGATCCGTAGCGCCATGGCCGACAACCTCGCCCCCGGCGCGCCTTTGATCGCCGAGACTGGCGGCATGAATGCGATGATCGTCGACAGTACCGCGCTTCCCGAACAGGCCGTGCAGGCCATCGTGGAATCGGCGTTCCAGTCCGCCGGACAGCGCTGCTCGGCCCTGCGCTGCCTCTACGTGCAGGAGGATATTGTTGAGGAATTCACCAAAATGCTGGTAGGCGCAATGGACGCCGTGGTAATCGGCATGCCCTGGGATCTGAGCACCGATTGCGGCCCGGTCATCGACGAGACAGCCCGCGCAGGTATCGCCGAGCATATCCAGACCGCCCGCGCCGAAGGGCGCCTGATCCATGAGCTCAAGACACCCAATTCCGGCACCTACATCGCGCCCACCCTGATCCGTGTGAATGGTATCGAGGATATGGAGCGCGAGATTTTCGGCCCCGTCCTGCACATGGCGACTTTCGGCGCGACCGAGTTGGACAAGGTTATAAATGCGATCAATGACACCGGATATGGCCTGACATTCGGCCTGATGACGCGCATCGATGACCGCGTGCAATACGTGACCGAGCGGGTGCAGGCCGGCAACATCTATGTCAATCGCAACCAGATTGGCGCGATTGTCGGATCGCAGCCGTTTGGCGGTGAGGGGCTGTCGGGCACCGGGCCAAAGGCCGGCGGCCCGCACTACCTACCCCGCTTTACCGCGCATCCCGCGCCAATGGCCGGTCAGGATTTCGAAGGGATCATGGCCGCCAAGGACATCCAAGCGATGCTAAACAAGGCAAAGACCGTAGAAATGGCCCCCCGCGAGGACCAGTTGATGCCCGGCCCGACGGGCGAGTCAAACCGCCTGACCAGCCACGCGCGCCAGCCGCTTCTTTGCATGGGTCCGGGCCGCGAGTCGGCCAAGGCGCAAGCCCGCTCAATCGTCGGCCTTGGCGGCATGGCTGTCGAGGTAACAGGAACGGTCCCGCCCGAGGCGCTAACCACGCTCACCGGCTTTTCCGGCGCACTATACTGGGGCGAGCCGGGCATGGCGCGGCCCTATGCGCAAGCGCTCAGCAAACGAACCGGGCCGATCCTGCCGCTGATCACAGGGCTGCCCGATGCAGGCTACGTTCTGAACGAGCGGCACGTCTGCGTCGACACCACGGCGGCGGGCGGAAATGCCGCGCTCTTGGGCGGCGCGTCGTAA